GCTGATCCCATCAAACGCGCTAAAATGGATGCTGCCACCCTGAAAAAAGAACAGGAGAAAGCAGATGTGAAAATGAAAGAAGGATGGAGTGCGAAAGATGGATTGCTGGTATTCAGTGGTCATGGAGATAACCTCTGCACCGAAAAGAAATACGGCGATTTTGAAATGTTTGTGGACTGGAAGATCACCAAAGATGGGGATGCCGGTATTTATTTACGCGGTACACCACAGGTACAGATCTGGGATACCTCCCGCAGGGATGTGGGTGCACAGGTAGGTTCCGGTGGTCTTTATAATAACCAGAAGAACGAAAGCAAACCCCTCAAACTGGCGGATAATGCCATTGGTGAGTGGAACAACTTCCACATCATCATGAAGGGAGACCGTGTAACGGTATACCTGAACGGTGAACTGGTGGTGAACAATGTGATGCTGGAAAACTACTGGGACCGCAAGCTGCCCATCTTTGCCGAAGAGCAGCTGGAACTGCAGGCACACGGCACCTACGTAGCTTACCGTAATCTCTACATCCGCGAGTTTGAGAAAGTAAAACCTTTCGAACTCAGCGAAGCAGAAAAGAAAGAAGGGTACAAGATCCTGTTCGATGGCACTAACATGCACGAATGGACAGGTAACACCACCAGCTATATCATTGAGAACGGAGATATCGTTTGTTATCCGAAGAACGGTGGCGGCGGTAATCTTTATACCAAAGATGAATATGCTGATTTCGTTTACCGCATGGAATTCCAGCTTACTCCCGGTGCTAACAACGGGCTGGGTATCCGCGCTCCGCTCACGGGAGATGCTGCTTACCAGGGCATGGAATTACAGATCCTGGATAACGAAGCAGATATCTACAAGAACCTGCAGGTTTATCAATACCATGGTTCTGTGTATGGTGTGATCCCTGCCAAACGTGGTTTCCTCAAACCGGTAGGAGAGTGGAACTATCAGCAGGTAACCGTAAAAGGCACGCGCATCACCGTGGAACTGAACGGTACTGTGATCACAGACGGTGATATTGCTGAAGCACGTGATAAAGGTACTTTGGACCATAAAGACCATCCCGGTCTGAAGAACACTACCGGGCACATTGGTTTCCTGGGCCATGGTTCTGTGGTACGTTTCAGGAACATCCGCATCAAGGACCTTACAAAGAAATAAAACAAAAAGGCCGCTCCATAACAGAGCGGCCTTTTTCATAAAGAGTAGCACCTTTAAATAATCACTGCGTATAACCAGGATTATTAGGTTTCAACTTGGGGTTCTTATCAATATCAGCTTGTGGTACCGGCATCAGGTACAATTTGTTATCCCATCTTCTTGTTTGCACCAGGCCATTCTCCAGGTCGTATAAGTTGGTCATTACTGCAGGCGCGATCTTCCAGCGGCGGATGTCCATAAAACGTTGTCCTTCCAGCACCAGTTCTACCCTGCGTTCATTACGGATCGCTGCACGAAGCAGTTCTTTTGTATTGAGCTTAGCCCTGTCCAGCACAGGCATACCTGCACGTACACGGATCTTGTCTACCGCATCATAGATGCTGGCATCCGGTCCGCTTACTTCGTTCTTTGCTTCCGCATAGGTGAGCAATATTTCTGCCAGGCGGATGATAATATGGTTGGCATGATTATCAACCTGTGCAGCCCAGGTGGGAGGATCTACATACTTACGGAAATTGTATCCCGTTTTGGAACAGTTATTACCACCTTTCACCCATTTGAACAGGTAGCCCTGCTCAATGAAATTCCAGGATGCTTTATCAAAAAGGATGCTGGCATAGAAACGTGGGTCGCGGTTTTTGTATTCATCATAAAAGGCAGGGTTGGTGCCACGGGCGGCATACAGCGTTGCCCTGGCAGCTGGTGCAACCGGTGTAATAGCTTCTCCCGTTTTAAAGCTCTGGTAAGCATCTACGAGGCTTTGCGTGGGGGCAACAGAACTCCATCCTCCCAGATCATCAGAAAGCAGGTAAGTGTTCACGAACTGTGCATCCTTCTCAGGAATATGCTGCCTGTCCAGGATCACTTCTTTGTTGCTTTCATTCGTTTGCCAGAAAAGCTTTTCGTAACTGCGCAGCCCTAAGCGGAACTTTGCTGCTTCTGTGGCATCTGCAAAATTCACCCATTGTGCATAATCGTCTGCCTGGTCCTTGGCATCTTCTGCTGTGATGGTGAACAGTTCATAACCCATTCCCATCACCTGCGAAGCTGCATCAGCAGCGGCCTGCCATTGTTCATTGTATAAATGCACCCTTGCTTTCAAAGCAATAACGGCGCCTTTGGTGATACGGCCTTTCTCGTTATTCTTGCCGCCACTATAGCTGGGAGGTAGTATGGCGGACACTGCGGTTAACTCATCCAGCACAAATTTCAATACATCTGCTTTAGGCGTACGTGCTACGTAGGACTCTTCCACAGATAATGTTTTAGTGATCAGTGGCACATCCCCGAAGTTGTTCGTCATATTGAAATAGCGGAAGGCGCGCATAAAACGGGCTTCTGCTTTGAAACGTTCTTTCAGCGTAGCATCCATCTGCACTTTGTCCACATTCTCGAGGAAGTAGTTCACGCGGCGTATGGCTGTAAAACTCCAGCCTTCATTCATGGAAGTGGTCACATCTCCAAGAGAGATAGTAGTGGCATTGCTTTCCCAGGGGTATTGCGCATGGGCATTATCCGTGGAACCATCTTCAAAGATGCTGCCTTCACCACCATCTATCTGGTTGTAGATGGCATTCAATGCGGCATATACATCTTTTTCTCCCGTCCAGAAGGTACCTTCTGAAAGCTGGTTCTGTGGCGGCCTGTCCAGGAAATCCTTATTACAGGAGAGCAGGAGGGAGGCAGCAGTGATAGCTGTAACGATATGGAATTTATACTTCGTCATACAATAATCTCTTTAATGTTCTGTATTAGAATCTTACATTCAAACCAACGGCCCATGTTTTAACACCAGGGTAACCACCTCTTCCGGAGCCGATCTCAGGATCATAGTCCGTCAGCCTTTTGTCCATCATAAAAGTGAAGGGATTGTTGGCGCTCACAAATACTTTGGCCTGTTGCATAGCTGCTTTTTTGGTGATTTGGCGGGGAATGGTGTAACCCAGGCTCAGGGAGCGTATCCGCAGGTAAGATGCATCGAACAGCCAGAAAGAAGAACGGTTATCGTAGTTGTGTTTACCATCAGCACTGATCAGGATGCGCGGATAAGCTGCATTCGGATCAGGGTTTTCTGTTGTCCAGCGTTTCAGGTGATAATCTTTTACGCTGGCGCCATTGAAGAAAGAGAATGCAGCTTCGCCATCCAGGTAAGTTTTTACTTTGGCTGCACCATAGATCAGTACTTCAAAATCAAATCCTTTATAGCTGGCACCTATTGCGCCGCCGTAGTTGAGCCAGGGCACATCATTTCCAATGATCACACGGTCACTGGCATCTATCACCTTGTCGCCATTCTGATCTTTGTATTTGATGTCGCCCGGTTTGGTGGAAGCAGATTGTTTGGCATGATCGTCCACATCCTTCTGATCTTTAAATAAACCCTGTGCTTCCCAGCCATAGAAAGAACCCACGGATTCGCCTACACGTTCTATCCACCTGTCTGCCAGTCTTTCATGCACACCATTACCGAGGAATACGATCTTGTTACGGATGTGTGAAAGGTTCACACTTACACGGTATTGGAAATCCTTGCCTATCTGGTTATTATGAGAAAGCATTAATTCAATACCGGTGTTCCTGGTAGAACCTGCATTTACCGTAGCTGCATCCAGCGCATAAGTGCTGGGTACGCTTTGTGGTAAAAGAATGCCATTGGTTTTCTTTACATAATAATCCGCTGTTACATCCAGCAAACCATTGAACAGGGTGAGGTCTATACCTATGTCAGTCATGTTCACCTTTTCCCAGCTGGCCAGTTTATTGGTGCCTATGCTTTGCCATACACCATCTGCAGGAGCGCCTTCAAAATTGTAGGCATACCCTGTATTGAGCCGGTCGTAATAGTTGCCTATGGCCACATTGTCCTGGTTACCCAGTATACCCCAGGAGCCGCGTAGTTTCAGGTTGTTCAGCCAGGAAACATTCCCTTTCAGGAAAGGCTCTTCTGAAATACGCCATCCGGCAGATACGGAAGGGAATTGAGAAAGACGGTGATCCGGATGGAAACGGGAAGAAAGGTCCATACGGAGGTTTGCTTCCAGCAGGTATTTGTCGTTGTAATTGTAATTCACCCGGCCGAAGTAAGAGCGGATGGCCCATTCTTCTGCAGTGGAACGGTTAGCGGAACCAGTTCCATCTGAGCTGATGTTCTCGGAACCACCGGCACCCAGTCCTACTGTTGTGGCGGCGTTGTTCGGGAAGCGTTTGCGGCCGATGAAAGCATTACGGTATTCATTGCTTTCCTGGGAAGCGCCCACCATGATCTTTGCGCCGTGTTTGCCGAAATGTTTATCATATTCAGCATAGGCCTGCACCAGTATTTCCTGCCGGCGGCCCCAGTATTCCGTCATTTCATTAGGCGTTACTGCCGTAGAGGCAATGGGTGCCTTTGTAATGAAATTGATCAGTGCGGGCAATTCGTTCGTGAAACTGTTATTGAGTTCATTGTTGTATTTGAGTGAACCGAGTCCTTTAATGGTTAATCCGGGTAATGGAGTAAGTGTAGCATTGAGCGCAGTTTGTATCACCTGGTTGCGCGTCCAGCTGCGTCCGCCTTCTGCCATGTTACGGAGCACATTATCTTTAGCGAGCGTAGCATCTACTTTACCGCCATTGACTGTTCCCCAGGAACCATCTGAGTGACGGGCAGCCATAGTGGGGCCAAGGCGGTTAAGACTTACCCAGTTCATTTCCCCGCCTTTTGTGTCCAGGTCCTGTTTCAGGAAGGACATATTGGTGCCTATGTTCAGGATGGGTAATACCTGTGAACTGGTGTTTAACCTGATCGTATACCTGTTCAGCCCTTTGTTCTGTACCAGCGATTCCTGGCCAAAATACCCGGTGCTCAGATAATACTGGGTGAGTTTGCTGCTGCCGCTAACACCCAGCTGAATGTCTTTGTAGGCAGGGTTTTTACGCAGCGCTTCTTTATACCAGTCTGTGTTCGGATAAAGGTCCCTATCCGTGCCGTTATCAAATTTGCTGATCTCTTCTGCGGTATAACGGGGTTGTTTGCCGGCATTTTTCATGGCTTCATTATACAGCCGGGCAAAATCTCCGGAGCCAAGATAGTCCGGTAAGCGGGTAGGGGATTGCCAGCCGTAATTGGCATTCAGGTCGATGGACATCTTTCCTTCCACCCCTTTTTTGGTAGTGATCAGTACTACGCCATTGGCAGCCCTGGCACCATAAATGGCAGCGGAGGCAGCATCTTTCAACACACTCATGCTTTCCACATCGTTAGGGTTCAGCGAAGCCAGTTCGCGGTTGGATGCAGGTATACCATCTATGATGATCAATGGGCCGGGAGCGCCGAGGTTTGTTCTTCCGCGTACGGTAAGTGTACCTACATCACTGCCTACATCGCCGGGGCGGTTGAGTACAGTTAAGCCCGGAGTGAGGCCCTGTAAAGCATTCTGGATAGAAGTAACCGGCCGCTCTGTGATCTGTGCGGGGCTGATTGTAGCCACAGCACCCGTCATGTTCACTCTTTTCTGGCTGCCATAACCTACCACTACTACTTCATTCAGGCCTTTGGTATCTTCTTTTAGTATAACGTTAATTGTAGTCTGGCTATTTACAGGTATTACCTGCGTTAAATATCCCAGGTAGCTGAATACGAGATTGGCAGTGCCGGGTGCCTGCAGTTCAAACTGGCCGCCGGCATTGGTGGAGGTGCCTTTGGTGGTGTTCTCAATTCTTACACTCACACCTGGCAAGGGTACACCCGTAGCATCAGATACCTTTCCTTTGATGGTGATATCTTCTATGACCATACGCCCCGGTGCAATCACCACCAGGTTGTTGGCCAATAATTTAAAGTTCAGGCCGGTATCATCCAGCAAAGTTTTCATCACCTCGTCAAATGGCGTTTCTAAAGCGTGGACAGTGATCTTTTTTTCAGCGGGAAGGACCTCATTACTGTATACAAAGCGATAGTTAGTCTGTTTCTCTATTAATCGTAAGATTTTGGCCAGTTGTACCTTTTCTGCGCGGAATGTTAATTTGGTCTTCTGTGAATAAACTTTGGCTGATACCTGCATGCACGTTATGAGAACAATTGTAAAGATCAATTTCATAAAGAGCAGCAATTTTAAAACGGCAACCGGTGATGGCAATAAGACGCCCGGAAGTCTGATTTTTTTCATACTTTTAAGTGGATTTAGGTCAATAAAATAATGACAGGACTATGGTCCCAACTGAAGTACCTGTCTTGTTTTCTAAATTCTTACAGGGAAGTGCCGCAAACATTTCCCTGTTTTCTTTTAGTATCGCTTTACGTACTACATAGGCAGTTTTTTAACGTGTGATATAAATATCTTTTTTATCTATCCTGAAATTAAAAGGCAATGAATACTGCAGTGCTTCCAGCGTTTCACGGATATCCTCATCCTCAAAAGTAGCAGTGAAACGTAAGCCCGCGGCTGTACTGTCTTCAAAATGTAACTTCACTTCAAACTTCCTTTCCAGCTGCTGCGCAATATCCCCGAAGCGTTCATTCATAAAGGCCAGGCGGTTATTGGTCCATGCCGTTTCTACTACGCTGCTATCCACCGGGTTGATGGATACACTGGAGAGGGCATATCCTTCCCGCTGTAATGCCTCCAGATCGTTGCTGCCCGGTAAAGGCCTGTTGGGAAACACGATCTTTTCGTTCGGGCGGAGAATGAATTTCTTTTTCGGATCACCGTGCATGCTTACTTCAATCGCACCGCGGATCAGGGAGGCTTCCGATGTTTTATCTTCCGGGTAAGCTTTTACATTGAAAGCAGTACCGAGTACACGGATGTTCATTTTGCCCGTATTAATGATAAAGGGCCGTTCTGCATCTTTCTTTACATCAAAAAAGGCTTCCCCGCTGAGTTGTACGGTGCGGTGCCTGGTGTTGAAATCAGCAGCATAGAGCAGTTCACTACCGGCATTCAGCCATACTTCCGTACCATCCGGTAATTGGATTTTCTTTGTAGCGCCATAAGGTATGCTGATCTTTTTGGGCGCAGGTGTCACTGCCAGGGGAGTAGTGGTTTTGGATGAATTGGTTTGTACGAGCCAGAATGCCGCGCCGGCCAGTACAATGGCTACAGCAGCCACTCTTGCCCATACGGGCAGGCGGAATACACGGGTTGGCTGACGGGCTGTTTTGAGTTGTTCCCAAAGCTGCGCCTGCAGTTGTGCTGCTGCTTTATCATCTGTAAAAGGCGGTGCCTGGTTGGTGTCCAGTTGCTGATACCACTTGTGGAGTTCTGCCAGTTCTTCCGTGGAGCATTCGTTCCGGCCGTAGAGCGTTAAAAGCTGATCGATTCTTTCCTGGTTCAATGACGTGGATTTTTAAGGTGAATAGAATGGTCATGCTCTTAGTCGTGCTACGAAGAGGATTGTACCAGATGGAATAAAAAAAATTATTTGCTGCGCTGGTAGTGGTCTACAGCCAGGCGGATCCTTTGAATGGCCGTGGAGATCTGGTTACGGATGGTCTGATCGGAGAGGGAAAGCTTTTCGGCGATGGCGGCGGAGGGGAGGTCTCCATCCCGGTTAAGCAGAAAGATCTCGCGCATGCGGGAAGGCATACGGTTGATGGCGGAACGGATCACCTGGTTGAGTTCCTTCAGTTCATATTCATTGCCGGAAAACGCACCTGAGGGGAAGATCTGTGCATAATAACGCTCCCGTACGGAACGGAGGCGGTAAAGGTCTATGATCTTGTGGCGTAAGGCTGCCTGCAGGTAGGTATTGAGCTGCACTTCCAGAAAGATAGTGTGCCTGTTTTTCCACAAATAGAGGAAAATATCTTGCACCAGGTCACAGGCATCGTCTGCTGTAGTTTTGCGGAAGGCGGTTTCATACAATACTTTCCAGTACCGGTCATAGATTTCCCGGTATGCTTGTTCACTGTCCTCCCGGAGCATCTTCAGCAACTGAACATCAGAGTAGTTCTTCAACTAGAGCAAAATTAGCGTGCATCGAATATTGATGGCAAAGCTATTAACATTAATGATATTTCAAAATTCTTTAAAACAGCCTGTAAACCTTTTACTTTTTGGTACGTTATATGAACAACCGAAACTATTTAACCCAAATAAACACCTCATGAAAACGGTAACCATTATTGGTGGATTAACAGGAGTGCTGCTCGCAGTACTCGCTTACTTTGCGGAACTTCAAAACTGGGTTCGCATTGAAACAGTTTTAACGGTCGGTTTTATCGGCTATGTACTCATCATCACTGCTATTGCCTATTTTATGTTGTCCTGGTTGTACAAGGGTAGTAAAAAGCTGGAACTATTGTAAAGCCGCCTTTAACTGGCCTTGTAACTCTTCGTGACGGCCTTTAATGGCCTTATACCGGCCTCGTGACGGCCTTGATCGGCCTTATAACGGCCTTGACCCTCCTTAGCTCCCTCTCTGATAAACAAAAAAAGAGGAGCCCCAAGACCCCTCTTCCTTTCCAATATTATATTTAATTAACTAGTGTTTCAGCTTATCCTTAAATGCTTTCTTGAATTTTTCCAACTTAGGTTTGATCACATACGTACAATATGGTGCCGAACCGTTCTGGTTGTAATAGTTCTGATGATAGTTCTCCGCTACATAGAACGCCTTAAATGGGGTAATTTCCGTTACAATCGGCTGATCATAAGCGCCGGACTCCTGCAGCTTCTTTTTGTAAAATTCAGCCTCTTTATGCTGTTCTTCGTTCTCATAGAAGATCACAGAGCGGTACTGCGTACCCACATCGTTCCCCTGGCGGTTCAAAGTAGTAGGGTCATGGCTCCCCCAGAATGCTTCCAGCAGGGTGGCATAACTGATCTTCGAAGGATCGTAGGTGATCCTGGCCGCTTCCGCATGCCCGGTAAGGCCCGTACATACCTCCTCGTAGGTGGGATTGGGGTTGGCGCCACCGGAATAGCCGGATTCCACCTTTAATACCCCCTCTAACTGTTGGAATATTGCCTCTGTACACCAGAAACAGCCATTTCCAAAGATGGCCGTTGCGGTTTTTGTGTCTTTATTAATGGTCATATCTCCTGGTTCTTTTTCGGTTTTTGTTTGCTGCTGAGCGCAGGATGCGAGGCTGGAACCCAGCATAGCCACGAACAAAAGGTATCTTTTTAGCTGTCTCATAATCTTTAACTGTACATCAAATTACGATATCCATGGCGGTTTGGATCAACAAGTTAAGTAACTTTAACATTCTTTTGGAGAACGTATGAATGATGAACCGCATTTGTCATTCGCGACTGGCTGTTGATCAATCATTTTTTATCAATTCCGGTGGATAGGCCAACTTTGCGGAACGAAAAAAAGGATAGGCTGCATGGGCCGGCAGCCGTATATTAAAAAAACAGAAGGTGAAATATTTTCCAGAATCGGCGCCGGTGCAGTTGGAATTTGACAAGGTAAAGATTTTGTTGCAGGAGCATTGTAAAACGGAGCTGGGCAAGCAAATGGCCGATGAGCTGCGCCTGCATACACATATCGATTACGTAAAGACTGCGCTTCAACAGGCGCATGAGTATAAGCAATTGGTGCTGATCCAGCAGCACTTTCCCAATGATCACGTCCTCAATCTCAAGCAGGAATTACGCCTGCTGGAAATTCAGGGGGCCGTGCTCGCCGGGGAACAATTCATGCAACTCCGCAAACTGGCGGAAAGCATGAACAGTATCGTCCGGTTCTTTGATGCAGACAGAAGAGTGACATATTGGGGGCTGTATAGCCTGATCAAAGAAACCCATTACGAAAAGAAGATCGTTTCGCAGATAGATGAAGTGCTGGATGAAACCGGGCAGGTGCGCGACAATGCAACACCTGAGCTGGCAAAGATCCGGACAAACCTGTTCCGTAAAAGAACAGATCTCCGGAGGGTGTTTGACCGGATACTGGGTAAACTGCAGAAACAGGGCTACCTGGCGGATATCGAAGAGAGTTTCCTCAACGGGCGCAGGGTAGTGGCCATCTTTGCAGAACAAAAACGAATGGTGAAAGGGATCCTGCACGGCGAATCAGATACCCGCCGCACTGCTTTCCTGGAACCGGAAGAAACCATTCAGCTGAACAATGAGGTCTTTTCCCTGGAAAGGGATGAACAGAGAGAAGTCTATGCCATCCTCAAGAACCTCACGGCAGAACTGGCCAAACACCATGGCTTATTGCAGCAATATCATACCCTGCTTGGGATCTATGATTTTATACGAGCAAAAGCCCGCCTGGCACTGGATATCAACGGAAACTACCCCATGCTCGTGCCACACGCGCAGGTGCATCTGGTAGAGGCCTATCATCCTTTGCTGCTATTGTATAACCGCAAACAGGGAAAGCCCACCATCCCCGTGAACATGACGCTGAACAAGGATAACCACATCCTCGTGATCAGTGGCCCTAACGCAGGAGGGAAAACGGTGACGCTGAAAACTGTAGGGCTCATTCAGCTGATGTTGCAGGCAGGATTATTAGTACCGGTACACCCCAGCAGCCAGCTGGGCATCTTCCGGAACCTGATGATCCACATCGGGGACACCCAGAGCCTGGAATTTGAACTGAGCACCTATAGTTCACACCTGAAGAATATGAAATACTTCATGGAGAACGCCAATGGTAAAACATTGTTCTTCATTGACGAATTGGGCAGCGGCTCCGATCCTAACCTGGGCGGAGCTTTTGCAGAGGTGATCATGGAAGAGCTGGCCAGGAAACATGCCTTTGGCATTGTTACCACCCACTATCTCAACCTGAAGATCATGGCCGGTAAAGTGAAAGGAATTGTGAATGCCGCCATGGGATTTGATGAAGAGAACCTGCTCCCCATGTATAAACTGCTGATCGGCAAACCCGGCAGCTCTTATACATTCTCCATTGCCCAGCGTATAGGCCTGGACCCCGCCCTCATCAACAGGGCACGCAAATTAGTAGATGACGGACATTTCCGCTTAGATAAATTACTGAATAAAGCAGAACAGGACCTGCAAAAAGTAGAAAGCAAAGAAAAAGAACTGCAAAAACTACTCAAAGAGAACGAAAAACTTAAAAAGGAATACGAAGTACTGTCTGACAAAGAACGCGTACAGCAGCAATACACCCTGCTAAAGCTGCAGAACAAGATCAGGGAAGAAGAGATCATCTACCTGAAGGATATGGAACGCAAACTGAAGCAGATCGTATTTGAATGGAAGCGCACAGACGATAAGGCAAAAGTGATCAAACAGGCAGAGGCGCTGCTTTTCCGTAAGAAAGAAAAGTCTATCAACGAGAAATTACAGAAAAAGGTACAGGATAAATTCGAAGAACTGGCAGGAGAGATTAAAGTGGGGGACCGGGTAAAGATCCGGACGAATAACCAGGTAGGAAAAGTAACAGAACTAAGGAATAAGAGTGCCATCGTACAGATAGGGAATATTCCCATCAATGTAAAAATGAGCGACCTCGTATTAGTACAGGAACGCCAGAAAGTTGAATAACCTATAAATACAAAAACATGCAGCTGGCTAAATATAATCAGATACCCTTGATCACCCTGCAGGATAACAGTCTTGCCGTAGAAGGCTCACAGTTCATGATCCACCGGACCAACCTGAAGGATATCAAATGGGAAGGATTCGAAGTGCCGCACCGGCATGACGGGTACACCATAGACATCTTGCTGAGAGGCTCCGTTACATTATATATAGACTTCGAGAAACACATTATTAATGCACCTGCCGTGATCATGATGGACCCGGAACAGATCCGCCAGTATGATATGAGTTCGGACGCGGAAGTGATAGGCCTGTATTTTACCCGGGATTTCCTGATCACGGAAACTTTAGGCGTACTGAGCTGCTGGCAATGTGTATTCAAGGATAATATACTGCGCCTGGAAGAAAGCCAGCTGCAGGAAGTGCTTTCTTTCGCCCGTATCCTCCTGGCTGAGTTCAGGAACGACAAACCCCGGAAGGAAGCCATTATCAGGAATGTGCTCAGTGCTTTTATCATTGCCTGCGGGCGTATTGCCAGGCCGGAGGATAATGTGGACCTCTACCGCACCGAAACCAGTTTCAGTGGCCTGGGCATCCAGTTCAAGATCCTGGTAGACCAGCACTTCCGTGAAAAAGTACAGGTTACGGACTATGCGGAGATGCTCCACGTAACCCCCGGACATTTGAACGATACAGTAAAAACTACCATAGGCAGGAGTGCCAAGCAGATCATAGACGCTAAACGTATAATGGAAGCAAAACGGCTACTGTTCTGGCAACAGCACTCTGTGAAGCAGATTGCGGGGGAATTGAATTTTGACGATGACGCGTATTTTAACCGTTTCTTTAAAAAACATACGGGGCAGACGCCGGCACTCTTTCAAAAGACTATCCGTGAAAAGTACAACTAATCCCGCGATATGGAACATGTAAAGTGTCGCCTATTATTCTAAATTTGCATTGTCAATTGCAACGCATCAAGTTTGAACGAATCATGAAAATCATGTAACCTAACTATGATCGGGAAAGGACTTTTTTTACAACAGCAGTAACAAAAAGCATACCTCGAACGATTATGGATATACTGCAAGCCCAGGCAGTATTTAGTGTAGTCTTCCTTTTTTTCTACTCCATGTTCTGATTACGGAGGGACTGTCATGCCCGATACAAATCAATTTAACTAATTCCCAGCGCAGGGGAACATGGTTGCGCAATCTGTGTTTATGATCTATAAAAACCGTAGTATGAAATCGTTATTATTTTCTTTTAACAGAAAGCTGATAGCAGGCGCTTTAGCGAGTATCGCCTTTGCTATTCTATTATATGGATGCAGCTCTTCTTCCGGTAATGCAGAAACGCCTCCACAGGCGCAGGCATTACCTGTAGTTACCCTGCAGTCCATGCCAGCCACTACTTTCCGTGAATACACCGCCGCGCTGGAAGGCAAGGTGAATGTAGAGATCCGGGCGCAGGTAGATGGTTACCTGGAAAAGATCTATGTAGATGAAGGCGCTTATGTAAAACAAGGCCAGCCTTTATTCAAGATCAACGACCGTCCTTACAGGGAGCAGTTAAGCAATAACAGCGCCGCCCTGCAAGCCGCTAAGGCCAACCAGGACAAAGCAGCACTGGAAGTTGAAAAGCTCACACCCCTTGTAGAGAACAACGTAGTGAGTGAAGTGCAGCTGAAAACAGCGCAGGCCTCTTTACTGGCGGCTAAAGCACAGGTTGCACAGGCACAATCCCAGGTAGGTAATGCTAATATCAATGTTGGCTATACCGTGATCACTGCACCCGTA
This DNA window, taken from Chitinophaga niabensis, encodes the following:
- a CDS encoding RagB/SusD family nutrient uptake outer membrane protein — its product is MTKYKFHIVTAITAASLLLSCNKDFLDRPPQNQLSEGTFWTGEKDVYAALNAIYNQIDGGEGSIFEDGSTDNAHAQYPWESNATTISLGDVTTSMNEGWSFTAIRRVNYFLENVDKVQMDATLKERFKAEARFMRAFRYFNMTNNFGDVPLITKTLSVEESYVARTPKADVLKFVLDELTAVSAILPPSYSGGKNNEKGRITKGAVIALKARVHLYNEQWQAAADAASQVMGMGYELFTITAEDAKDQADDYAQWVNFADATEAAKFRLGLRSYEKLFWQTNESNKEVILDRQHIPEKDAQFVNTYLLSDDLGGWSSVAPTQSLVDAYQSFKTGEAITPVAPAARATLYAARGTNPAFYDEYKNRDPRFYASILFDKASWNFIEQGYLFKWVKGGNNCSKTGYNFRKYVDPPTWAAQVDNHANHIIIRLAEILLTYAEAKNEVSGPDASIYDAVDKIRVRAGMPVLDRAKLNTKELLRAAIRNERRVELVLEGQRFMDIRRWKIAPAVMTNLYDLENGLVQTRRWDNKLYLMPVPQADIDKNPKLKPNNPGYTQ
- a CDS encoding TonB-dependent receptor — encoded protein: MKLIFTIVLITCMQVSAKVYSQKTKLTFRAEKVQLAKILRLIEKQTNYRFVYSNEVLPAEKKITVHALETPFDEVMKTLLDDTGLNFKLLANNLVVIAPGRMVIEDITIKGKVSDATGVPLPGVSVRIENTTKGTSTNAGGQFELQAPGTANLVFSYLGYLTQVIPVNSQTTINVILKEDTKGLNEVVVVGYGSQKRVNMTGAVATISPAQITERPVTSIQNALQGLTPGLTVLNRPGDVGSDVGTLTVRGRTNLGAPGPLIIIDGIPASNRELASLNPNDVESMSVLKDAASAAIYGARAANGVVLITTKKGVEGKMSIDLNANYGWQSPTRLPDYLGSGDFARLYNEAMKNAGKQPRYTAEEISKFDNGTDRDLYPNTDWYKEALRKNPAYKDIQLGVSGSSKLTQYYLSTGYFGQESLVQNKGLNRYTIRLNTSSQVLPILNIGTNMSFLKQDLDTKGGEMNWVSLNRLGPTMAARHSDGSWGTVNGGKVDATLAKDNVLRNMAEGGRSWTRNQVIQTALNATLTPLPGLTIKGLGSLKYNNELNNSFTNELPALINFITKAPIASTAVTPNEMTEYWGRRQEILVQAYAEYDKHFGKHGAKIMVGASQESNEYRNAFIGRKRFPNNAATTVGLGAGGSENISSDGTGSANRSTAEEWAIRSYFGRVNYNYNDKYLLEANLRMDLSSRFHPDHRLSQFPSVSAGWRISEEPFLKGNVSWLNNLKLRGSWGILGNQDNVAIGNYYDRLNTGYAYNFEGAPADGVWQSIGTNKLASWEKVNMTDIGIDLTLFNGLLDVTADYYVKKTNGILLPQSVPSTYALDAATVNAGSTRNTGIELMLSHNNQIGKDFQYRVSVNLSHIRNKIVFLGNGVHERLADRWIERVGESVGSFYGWEAQGLFKDQKDVDDHAKQSASTKPGDIKYKDQNGDKVIDASDRVIIGNDVPWLNYGGAIGASYKGFDFEVLIYGAAKVKTYLDGEAAFSFFNGASVKDYHLKRWTTENPDPNAAYPRILISADGKHNYDNRSSFWLFDASYLRIRSLSLGYTIPRQITKKAAMQQAKVFVSANNPFTFMMDKRLTDYDPEIGSGRGGYPGVKTWAVGLNVRF
- a CDS encoding FecR family protein, which codes for MNQERIDQLLTLYGRNECSTEELAELHKWYQQLDTNQAPPFTDDKAAAQLQAQLWEQLKTARQPTRVFRLPVWARVAAVAIVLAGAAFWLVQTNSSKTTTPLAVTPAPKKISIPYGATKKIQLPDGTEVWLNAGSELLYAADFNTRHRTVQLSGEAFFDVKKDAERPFIINTGKMNIRVLGTAFNVKAYPEDKTSEASLIRGAIEVSMHGDPKKKFILRPNEKIVFPNRPLPGSNDLEALQREGYALSSVSINPVDSSVVETAWTNNRLAFMNERFGDIAQQLERKFEVKLHFEDSTAAGLRFTATFEDEDIRETLEALQYSLPFNFRIDKKDIYITR
- a CDS encoding RNA polymerase sigma factor, translated to MKNYSDVQLLKMLREDSEQAYREIYDRYWKVLYETAFRKTTADDACDLVQDIFLYLWKNRHTIFLEVQLNTYLQAALRHKIIDLYRLRSVRERYYAQIFPSGAFSGNEYELKELNQVIRSAINRMPSRMREIFLLNRDGDLPSAAIAEKLSLSDQTIRNQISTAIQRIRLAVDHYQRSK
- the msrA gene encoding peptide-methionine (S)-S-oxide reductase, with product MRQLKRYLLFVAMLGSSLASCAQQQTKTEKEPGDMTINKDTKTATAIFGNGCFWCTEAIFQQLEGVLKVESGYSGGANPNPTYEEVCTGLTGHAEAARITYDPSKISYATLLEAFWGSHDPTTLNRQGNDVGTQYRSVIFYENEEQHKEAEFYKKKLQESGAYDQPIVTEITPFKAFYVAENYHQNYYNQNGSAPYCTYVIKPKLEKFKKAFKDKLKH